From Salvelinus fontinalis isolate EN_2023a chromosome 30, ASM2944872v1, whole genome shotgun sequence, one genomic window encodes:
- the LOC129829141 gene encoding protein phosphatase 1 regulatory subunit 3C-B-like, which translates to MNCTRVLHMLNTRPMPGPIMPVDVAMRICLASSPPLRSFFRTYEDCRSRNLANCYKPLRPCISSKQEVEASSLGWKSPKANGKKRVVFADSKGMSLTAIHVFKEFEEDPLSDLQFDLSDLANATTGLKVSIEKSFTLDFPQPAADYLDFRNRLKKNQVCLENCTLQERSLTGTVKVRNVSFEKLVSIRITFDSWKTHTDVACTYLNNMYGYLDTDTFAFTVDLSSSVPSQERVEFCICFTTQDQTYWDNNDKKNYKLLHNDTDADQTSNPIIQTTAPVEFKRDGKTPEMEFDQFGSPRTSSGFFPEWQSRGRVETTAPYW; encoded by the exons ATGAATTGCACAAG GGTCCTACACATGTTGAACACCAGGCCGATGCCAGGTCCTATCATGCCAGTAGATGTAGCCATGAGGATCTGCCTGGCAAGCTCTCCGCCCCTCCGCAGCTTCTTCAGAACGTACGAGGACTGCCGATCGCGAAACCTGGCCAACTGCTACAAACCACTGAGGCCGTGCATCAGTTCCAAGCAAGAGGTAGAGGCTTCCAGCCTGGGATGGAAGAGTCCCAAGGCCAACGGGAAGAAGCGGGTGGTATTTGCCGATTCAAAAGGCATGTCCCTAACGGCCATCCACGTGTTCAAGGAGTTTGAGGAGGACCCACTGTCTGACCTGCAATTTGACCTGTCTGACCTGGCCAATGCCACCACCGGCCTGAAGGTCTCCATAGAGAAAAGTTTTACTCTGGACTTCCCTCAGCCTGCTGCAGATTACCTTGACTTCAGGAACCGGCTTAAGAAGAACCAAGTGTGTCTGGAGAACTGCACACTCCAGGAACGGTCGCTCACCGGCACTGTGAAAGTCAGGAATGTAAGCTTTGAGAAATTGGTCTCCATACGGATAACGTTTGACTCGTGGAAAACACACACGGACGTTGCATGTACGTACCTGAACAATATGTACGGTTATTTGGACACTGACACCTTCGCTTTCACCGTCGACCTGTCAAGTTCTGTGCCCTCACAGGAGCGTGTAGAGTTCTGCATATGCTTCACTACCCAGGATCAGACGTACTGGGACAACAACGATAAGAAGAACTACAAGTTGCTCCACAACGACACAGACGCTGACCAGACCAGCAATCCCATCATCCAGACCACCGCACCAGTTGAGTTCAAGAGAGACGGCAAGACGCCGGAGATGGAGTTTGACCAGTTCGGGAGCCCGAGGACATCCAGTGGATTCTTCCCTGAATGGCAGAGCCGGGGCCGCGTAGAGACCACGGCCCCATACTGGTGA